The Funiculus sociatus GB2-C1 DNA window CTGCCATTCCGGTTTGGCGGAACGTCCGAAGCCTAGCAAGTCAATTGCCCAAACTTCAAAATCTTTACTAAGTCCAGTAATATTCTTGCGCCAGTGGTCTGTGGAGGCACCAAAGCCATGAATCAATAACAGGGGTGGGCGTTCGGGGTGCCGTTGTCCCGCCTTTACATAATAAATGGACTGCCCTCGCCATTGCCAATACGTGCCAGGGATGGGGGCAGTAGAAGCCGCTGGAGTTGCCTGCATCAGAGGAATATTAAGTAATGTTAACTTCTTTATTTTAGCTTGGACGAAGGGTTGGGTGGTTTTGGGCGTCGAGTTAGCAGATTTTGCGAGTGTTGAGTAATATAAAAAAAGCAGCGATCAAATCTTAAAGTTTGCCTTGAATGATCCAACCCAGAAGCGGTAGTCGCAAGCTCGTTCGCAACGCTTACGCACTCTCTTCGCATCGCTGCTGGGGCAGAAAAAAGGAGATTTCAAGTAAAATTGCTTAGTTGTAGATAACTGTAAATAACACAAAAGAGGGGAGAGCAGTGTCTGTCGAAACTGTAGAAAAGCGTTCAACAGTCCGTAAACTCGCGCCTCGTTATCGTGTGTTGCTCCATAATGATGACTTCAACCCAATGGAGTACGTGGTGCAGATATTGATAACGACGGTGCCAAATATCACGCAACCTCAGGCCGTCAGCATTATGATGGAAGCTCACACTAACGGGCTGGCCTTAGTAATTACCTGCGCCCAGGAACACGCGGAGTTTTATTGCGAAACTTTGAAAAATCACGGTCTGACCAGCACAATTGAACCAGACGAGTAGCGCTTAAGAGGCAAGGGTTGTTTAAATTAAACCTCGTCCGTTTAGCCCAGTACCCAGCGCCCGTGCGGCTGGGCTTATTTTTCCTAAGCTTGCTCTCAATCTGGTTGCCTCTAGCATCACCAATTTACATATTTGTCAAGGATAGTAACTTGGTCACTATCCTGACTATGGGGCTGTTGTTCGTCGAGTTTCTGTTGCTACTGAGGTTTTGGGGTCAGAATGTCTATCAGCAATCCCATTTGCTACGAAGCTATGGTTTGCAAGGAACGCGACGAAACGGATTAGAGCTTTTATCTGGGCTTGGTGTTGGTGTCATTATTACCTTCAGTTTGTTTTGGCTGGAGGGGCTGTTGGGTTGGCTGGTTTGGCAAAGTCCCACAGTTGTTTTACCCAGGTTGGTTGTCGAAGGTTTAGCTAGCGCTTTGGGTATTGGTTTGGCAGAGGAATTGGTATTCCGGGGCTGGCTGCTGGATGAACTGGAACGAGATTATCGCCCTCGCGTGGTTCTGTGGGCAGATGTTTTAATATTTGCCTTGCTGCACTTTCTGAAGCCGCCTGCGGAGATTCTGCGGACTTTACCTGGGTTTCCGGGGTTGATATTGTTTGGCTTAACGCTGGTGTGGGCGAAGCGTGGAAGCAAAGGTCGCCTCGGTTTATCGATTGGTCTGCACGCTGGTATGGTTTGGGGATATTACATCATTAATGTAGGGCAAATGGTGCAATATTCTGGTCGGGTTTCTGACTGGATTACTGGTGTTGATAAGAATCCTTTGGCTGGGGCGATGGGGTTGATGTTTTTGGGAGTTTTGGCGTTTTTGATGAGGATGCGATCGCGATCGCCAAAAATCTCGTCTTGAGCGATCGCGCTTTTCTGATAGCAAACATTCCCCGATAATTGTGTATTGTGTAGTTTAACCGCACCCAAGTTGGTAATGCAGTTCCGCCGCTACTTTCATTAAAATTGGTACCGGAAATTTATACCATAATTTATGCACTCAAAGAAGTTAAAAAACCATTTGTGCCGCAGATGTACCAACCAGACACGCTCTTTCCAGATTCACTCCAGTCAAATTAACACCATCTAACTCAGCACAAAGCAGATTTGCTCCTGACAAATTAGCACCAGCGAGATTTGCACCCCTTAAGTCGGCTTCTTCCAAATTTGCATCAGTAAGCAAAGCACCTCGCAAATCTGCTTGACTCAAATCTGCACCTTGGAGATTAGCACCGCTCAAGTTTACGCCTCGCAAGTCAGCACTGCGTAAATCTACACCCTGCAAATTCACGCTCATCAAGTTAGCGCCGCTTAAGAAAGCACCAGCAAAAGACGCTTGGGTTAGCTTAGTCCCCATCAAATTCGCGCCCCGCAGGTTGCTTCCCCGCAAGTCAGCACCAGTTAAGTCAGCTTGCATCAAGTTAGCGCCCAACAGGTTAGCCCGCAAATCTGCCCCCGCTAAAAGACTCTCGATTAAATTAGCGCCATCTAGACGGGCGCGTTCTAAATTTGAGCCACTAAAATTTGTACCGACGAGATTAGCACCAGCGAGATTAATCCCCCGCAAATCGACGCTAGAGAGGTCTTCGTCTTCTAAATCGGCACCTGGTAGTTGCTTGAGTTTGCCTAAGCGAATTGCTTCGATGTCCATTGATTCCTATTTGAAGGATTGAAGGATTGAAGGATGGCTAATTGTTGTTTTAATACTATTAGCCATTAGCTTGATGTATTTTTACCTTTTGCCCTAATTTGCAACGCGGTTGGGTTGTGTAGTTGTACCGCTATACAAGTTAGCATCTAACAGCCACATTGCCGTTGTTACTTTAGTTGGGCTAACTGGTAGAATTAAACCCTGTTGCATACCCATGACTAACAGAGATAGAGTTTCAACAAGTTTGGGATCGAAGCGATCGCCTTGTTTTTGCCTACACCCATCTAAAGCTTTGGACAAATTCTCTTCACTGTCAGGATCAGATTTTCTAGCTTTAGCTAATCGCCACTGAAAATCTGCTACTAACGCTAAAATCCTCGATTCCAAGGGAATTTCATCCCCAGCCAACCCCGCAGGTGTTCCCATGCCATTCCACCATTCAGACTGGTGAGTGACGATTTGAGCTACTGCCCGTAATTGTGGCATGGTTCGCAACGCTTGCGCCCCCGGCACCAAAGGACAAGTCAGGGGACAACTCGGTGCTTCATCGTCGTAAAGCTTCGTCATACTGGGTTCCAAAATACTTTCTGCACTCTGCAAAGGATCGATGCGGTGCAGCAACCCTGCAAGGCGCAGTCGCTTCATCTGCCAAGCAGGTAAGTCTAGGATCTGTCCCATCATTTCGGAGAGCGCCACGACTTCAGCAGCTGCCATTGGGTTAGTGACATCCGCCATATCCATCAGCTGCGCCATCCGCAGAAATGCTTGGACTTCGTTGGAAACCAAGTTGCGATCCAGTGCTTGTTGGCGAGAACCTGTAGGGATGTTTGAATGCTCGCCTGTAGATAATATGTCTTCTTGCCCATCTTGGAGATAATCTATCACGCGAGACACAACCACGCTTAGCTGCTCTGATGAAGCTAAAGATGGATGAATATTGTCTCTTGTGGCGAGTAGTTTTTTCTCAAGTTCTGGATCGTAGGGGGCGATGTGCGCGATCGCTAAATCTACTGTCTCTTTTACTAACTCCGGCTCAAATGTCCATAATCCATAAAATTTGCGCTCTAAGTCTGACGCTGGTTGTCCTGCTGTACCATAATCTTCCGCAGACAGCTCTTGACAAAGCACCATTGCTGTGTAACTAGGCGAAATTATGATCAGGTGCCATTCTTCAGCTACCGGATCGGCTGGATCTAATCCTACTAATGCCACGTTGGGCATCTGGCTGGTGGGGTGTTCTTTAAAACCGGCATCCGCTGCCGCCATGATCACAATCTGACCCGCCTTTTGTGCTATTTCTCCATAGCGATCCGCTTCTTGCAGATACCATTTCCCCCGCTGGAAGGCTGCGATTACTAGAGGTAAACTGTCCTCAGTTAAAATGTGGTCTTCCAGGGCATGGCACAAGGATACTAGGGTGTTTTTGTAGTACACCCCAAATCTTATTGGTCTTTTGCCCGTTTTGTGGGCTGCTTCTAGCTGTTGGAGAATTGAGCCTTCTAACATGGTTTGGACTTTTGTTAAACTAACCGCTTCCGGCGCAGAGTGCGCTAAATATAGACAAAAGAGAGGGAGAGATTTTGAGGTTTTG harbors:
- the clpS gene encoding ATP-dependent Clp protease adapter ClpS — translated: MSVETVEKRSTVRKLAPRYRVLLHNDDFNPMEYVVQILITTVPNITQPQAVSIMMEAHTNGLALVITCAQEHAEFYCETLKNHGLTSTIEPDE
- a CDS encoding CPBP family intramembrane glutamic endopeptidase, yielding MFKLNLVRLAQYPAPVRLGLFFLSLLSIWLPLASPIYIFVKDSNLVTILTMGLLFVEFLLLLRFWGQNVYQQSHLLRSYGLQGTRRNGLELLSGLGVGVIITFSLFWLEGLLGWLVWQSPTVVLPRLVVEGLASALGIGLAEELVFRGWLLDELERDYRPRVVLWADVLIFALLHFLKPPAEILRTLPGFPGLILFGLTLVWAKRGSKGRLGLSIGLHAGMVWGYYIINVGQMVQYSGRVSDWITGVDKNPLAGAMGLMFLGVLAFLMRMRSRSPKISS
- a CDS encoding pentapeptide repeat-containing protein, which encodes MDIEAIRLGKLKQLPGADLEDEDLSSVDLRGINLAGANLVGTNFSGSNLERARLDGANLIESLLAGADLRANLLGANLMQADLTGADLRGSNLRGANLMGTKLTQASFAGAFLSGANLMSVNLQGVDLRSADLRGVNLSGANLQGADLSQADLRGALLTDANLEEADLRGANLAGANLSGANLLCAELDGVNLTGVNLERACLVGTSAAQMVF
- a CDS encoding DICT sensory domain-containing protein; its protein translation is MLEGSILQQLEAAHKTGKRPIRFGVYYKNTLVSLCHALEDHILTEDSLPLVIAAFQRGKWYLQEADRYGEIAQKAGQIVIMAAADAGFKEHPTSQMPNVALVGLDPADPVAEEWHLIIISPSYTAMVLCQELSAEDYGTAGQPASDLERKFYGLWTFEPELVKETVDLAIAHIAPYDPELEKKLLATRDNIHPSLASSEQLSVVVSRVIDYLQDGQEDILSTGEHSNIPTGSRQQALDRNLVSNEVQAFLRMAQLMDMADVTNPMAAAEVVALSEMMGQILDLPAWQMKRLRLAGLLHRIDPLQSAESILEPSMTKLYDDEAPSCPLTCPLVPGAQALRTMPQLRAVAQIVTHQSEWWNGMGTPAGLAGDEIPLESRILALVADFQWRLAKARKSDPDSEENLSKALDGCRQKQGDRFDPKLVETLSLLVMGMQQGLILPVSPTKVTTAMWLLDANLYSGTTTQPNRVAN